CCATCGACGAGGCCCACGACCCCGAGTACGCCTCCGGCTTCGGCGACCTGTCCATCCACGAGGTCGCCACCTCCCAGGTGCGGCCCGACCTCGCGTACTTCTCCTACTACGCGGGCGGCTTCCGCGTCGCGAAGATCAAGCACGACAAGCTCGTCGAGGTCGGTCGCTTCATCGACGAGGACGGCAGCAACTTCTGGGGCGTCCAGGCCTTCAACCACTTCGGAAAGGAGTACGTCGCCGCATCCGACCGCGACTACGGGCTCTACATCTTCCAGTACACCGGCCGCTGAACACCGATGTGACGCGGAACGGGCCCCGGAGCCGATTCACCTCGGCTCCGGGGCCCACCGACGGGCGCCCGTCGACGGGGATCAGAGCCGGTCGAGGATGCTCCGGAGCTGCGTGACCTCGGCCGACTGGCCCTTGACGATGTCGCCGGCCATCTTCACGGCGTCGGCGTTCTTGCCGTTCTTCTGCTCGTCCTTGGCCATGGTGATCGCCCCGTTGTGGTGGTCGATCATCATGTCGGCGAACATCTTGTCGAACTCGGTGCCCTTCATGGCCTTGAGTTCCTCCATGTCCGCGTCGGACATCATGCCGTCACCGCCGCCGTGGCCGCCGTGGTCCATGCCGGGCATGGACTCCGTCGCGGTCGGCTGCTTCCAGGACTCCAGCCAGCCCTTCATCGTCTTGATCTCGGGGTCCTGGGCCTTCTCGATCTTCCCGGCGAGGTCCTTGACCTCCGCGTCCGAGGCGCGTCCGTCGGCCAGCCGGGCCATCTCCAGGGCCTGCTCGTGGTGCGGGATCATCATCTGGGCGAAGGTGACGTCCGCGTCGCTGAAGCTCGCGGATCCGGCCTCGGCGGACGCCGACGCCGACGCGGACGCCGACTCCGAGTCGCTGCCGCTGCCGTGGTCCATGCCGCTCATGTCGTCGCCACCGCAGGCGGCGAGGAGCAGAGCGCCGACGGCGACAGCGCCCACGGCGGCGGCGCGGCGGGCGGACTTGCGGCGCGGGGCACGCGTGAAGGAAGTCATGGTCGATTCACCTCATGTGTCGGTTCTTTGGCTGTACGGGCGTACGCGAAGCCGCGGGATCGCGCGTGGTGCGCGCCCGCGAGAACGGTTCGGCCTACAGCCGCAGAACTGACAAACGGGTGAGATCGGGTCCGCGTGGCGGGGGGCTGGGCCGCAGTACGGCGGCAACCTGCGCCAGAAGCTCCGCCGGCCGTTCCCCGTACCGGGCGAACGCCGACCTGAGGAGCGCGGCGAGCACCCACGCGCCGAACAGGACCGCCAGACACAGCGAGAGCATGTCCATGGCCGCGCCGGGCTCATGGCTGGACGACGGGTCCCGGGGATCCGTCGTGTGACTGCTCATGCCCGCCTCGGTGTCGGCCGGGGAGCTCATGGGGGTGTGGTCCGCGGCGGTCGCGTCCATCGCCGTGGCGTGGGACGCGGTGTTCGTGGCGGAGTCGTGCGAGCTGTCCGGGTGTCCCAGGGTGTGCATCGTGAAGACGCCGAGGGCGAGGACCACGACGAGCAGCAGGTGCCCGAGGGCGCCTCCTGTGCGTACGTGCCTGCTCGCCGTCACTCCGGTTCCCGTCCTTCGCCGTTGTGGATCTGCTCTCCGAGAGTACCCAAGGGGTGCGGGCCGCGCCGCGGAAGGGATGCGTCTGCCGGCCCCTGTCGGTCCGCCGGTGCGGCTGTCATGCCGGTCGACGCCGGTGGTCCGCCAGGGCCCTGTACGGGACCTGGCGGACCACCGGCCGGACATCGCCGCACCTCGGTTCGGCAGCCCATGCGCTCAGACGCCGATCTGCTCGCCCGGTGCCGTCCGCTCGGGCTGCTCCCGGCGGGCGGCGGCCGCGGACTTCTCGGAGCGCATCACCAGGAGGGTGGTGAGTCCGCCGATCGCGGCGATGACCGCGGCCGCGGTGAACGCCGAGCTGAAGCCGTCGGTCAGGGCGGGCAGGTCACCGAGCCGCCCGGCGCCCTGCGAGGTGGCCAGGGCGGTGAGCGCGGCCAGTCCGAGGGCCGAGCCGATCTGGTAGGTGGTGTTGACGATTCCGGAGGCCAGGCCGGCCTGCTCGGCCGGGGCTCCGGACATGGCGGCCATCATCGCCGGGATGTAGGCCAGCGACATGCCGAGCGCGGCGACCAGCGAGGCGGGCAGTACGTCGACCACGAAGGAGCCGCTCGGCTCCACGGCTGACAGCCACACCAGGCCGAGGGCGAGGACGAGGAGCCCGCCGCCGATCAGTGGCCCGGCGCCGAACCGGGCCAGCAGTCGTGCGGTGATCGCGGTCATGAAGACCATGAGCAGCACGGTCATCGGCAGCAGTGCGGCGCCCGAGGCGAACGCCCCGTAGCCGAGGACCTGCTGGAGGTAGAGGTTGAGGAAGTACCACATCGGGATCCATGCGGCCCCCAGCAGCGTCATGGCCAGGTTGGCCGAGCCGAGCCGCGGTACGCGCCAGATGCCGAGCGGCATCAGCGGCTGCCGCACGGTCCGCTGGATGACGAAGAACAGGGCCAGCAGGCCGGCGGCGCCGAGGAGTTCCAGCACGGTCTGTGTGGCTCCCCAGCCGGTCTCCGGGGCGCGTACGACGGCGAAGACGGCGAGGGCGAGACCCGCGGTGACCGCGGCGGCGCCGAGTACGTCGATGGCGCCGCGGCGCGGGGCGACCGCCGGCAGCAGCCTCGTGGCCGCGAGAGTGGCGGCGCCGATCGGGACGTAGATGATGAACACCCAGGGCCAGCTGAGCCACTCGGTGAAGACGCCGCCGAGGAAGACGCCGGCGGTGCCGCCCGCGGGGGCCGCGGCGCCGTAGAGGGCCATGGCCTTGCCGAGTTCCTTCGGGTCGTGCGCGAACAGGGTCATCAGCAGGGTCATCGCGGCCGGGGCGATGAGCGCCCCGCCGACGCCTTGCACGGCGCGGCCGGCGACCTCCACCCACGCGGTCTGGGCGGCCGCCGCGACGATCGATCCGCCGATCAGCACGGTCCAGCCCG
The nucleotide sequence above comes from Streptomyces sp. NL15-2K. Encoded proteins:
- a CDS encoding DUF305 domain-containing protein — encoded protein: MTSFTRAPRRKSARRAAAVGAVAVGALLLAACGGDDMSGMDHGSGSDSESASASASASAEAGSASFSDADVTFAQMMIPHHEQALEMARLADGRASDAEVKDLAGKIEKAQDPEIKTMKGWLESWKQPTATESMPGMDHGGHGGGDGMMSDADMEELKAMKGTEFDKMFADMMIDHHNGAITMAKDEQKNGKNADAVKMAGDIVKGQSAEVTQLRSILDRL
- a CDS encoding DUF6153 family protein; its protein translation is MTASRHVRTGGALGHLLLVVVLALGVFTMHTLGHPDSSHDSATNTASHATAMDATAADHTPMSSPADTEAGMSSHTTDPRDPSSSHEPGAAMDMLSLCLAVLFGAWVLAALLRSAFARYGERPAELLAQVAAVLRPSPPPRGPDLTRLSVLRL